In one window of Hyalangium ruber DNA:
- a CDS encoding DsbA family protein: MFPPCWKRVVLLLATVSLTGLACTKNPEVAPADKAGAAPTPTAAPTTPAQPPAKAPAAAEGNPLAGIPGMDFSALPPTAQRELATVFSDEFCYCGCPHTLGACLKQHTGCRHAKRMARLSAMSVADGMPATEVIVSLSRYYATFRERRVELKVDPRMCMGDANAPVTLAEFSDFECPFCAKARPILEDFAKKNPQVRFCYLPFPLPGHANAIPAGQAALWARDQGKFWEMHDALFMNQQNLSPAALPALAEKIGLSGAKLQEVLKAGTYVQELESFKAMGRAANISGTPALFFNGRTYSLGLEPEQLAHSVEDEIEWRTHNNAWGAD; this comes from the coding sequence TGCTCGCCACCGTGTCCCTGACCGGTCTGGCCTGCACCAAGAACCCCGAGGTGGCCCCCGCCGACAAGGCCGGAGCCGCACCTACACCCACGGCCGCGCCCACCACGCCCGCCCAGCCCCCCGCGAAGGCCCCCGCGGCCGCCGAGGGCAACCCCCTGGCGGGTATTCCGGGCATGGACTTCTCCGCGCTGCCGCCCACGGCCCAGCGCGAGCTGGCCACCGTCTTCAGTGACGAGTTCTGCTACTGCGGCTGCCCCCACACCCTGGGCGCCTGCCTCAAGCAGCACACCGGGTGCCGCCACGCCAAGCGCATGGCGCGGCTGTCGGCGATGAGCGTGGCCGACGGCATGCCGGCCACCGAGGTGATTGTGAGCCTGTCGCGCTACTACGCCACGTTCCGCGAGCGCCGGGTGGAGCTGAAGGTGGACCCGCGCATGTGCATGGGCGACGCCAACGCCCCGGTGACGCTGGCGGAGTTCTCCGACTTCGAGTGCCCCTTCTGCGCCAAGGCCCGTCCCATCCTCGAGGACTTCGCCAAGAAGAACCCCCAGGTGCGCTTCTGCTACCTGCCTTTCCCGCTGCCGGGCCACGCCAACGCCATCCCCGCGGGGCAGGCGGCGCTGTGGGCGCGCGACCAGGGCAAGTTCTGGGAGATGCATGACGCGCTCTTCATGAACCAGCAGAACCTGTCCCCCGCGGCCCTGCCGGCCCTGGCCGAGAAGATCGGCCTGTCGGGCGCCAAGCTCCAGGAGGTGCTCAAGGCGGGCACCTACGTGCAGGAGCTGGAGTCCTTCAAGGCCATGGGTCGGGCGGCCAACATCTCGGGCACGCCGGCGCTCTTCTTCAACGGGCGCACCTACAGCCTGGGGCTCGAGCCGGAGCAGCTCGCCCACAGCGTGGAGGACGAGATCGAGTGGCGCACCCACAACA